One window from the genome of Mucilaginibacter ginsenosidivorans encodes:
- the rpsE gene encoding 30S ribosomal protein S5 gives MSTINIKRVKTSEIELKDRLVSIQRVAKVTKGGRTFSFSAIVVVGDENGVVGYGLGKAKEVTEAIAKGIDDAKKNLVKVPIINGTIPHEQVGKFSGGFIFLKPAANGTGVIAGGAMRAVLESAGVHNVLAKSKGSSNPHNVVKATVSALSQMRDAYTVAQHRNISLGKVFNG, from the coding sequence ATGTCAACAATCAATATAAAAAGAGTAAAAACCAGCGAGATCGAATTGAAAGATCGCCTGGTGAGCATACAGCGTGTAGCCAAAGTAACCAAAGGTGGCCGTACTTTCAGCTTCTCTGCCATCGTGGTAGTAGGCGACGAAAATGGCGTTGTAGGTTACGGTTTGGGTAAAGCAAAAGAAGTAACCGAGGCTATTGCCAAAGGTATTGACGATGCTAAGAAGAACCTGGTAAAAGTGCCTATCATTAACGGCACCATACCGCACGAGCAGGTAGGTAAGTTTTCGGGTGGTTTTATCTTCTTAAAACCGGCTGCAAACGGTACCGGTGTTATAGCAGGTGGTGCAATGCGCGCCGTGCTTGAGTCGGCAGGTGTACACAACGTATTGGCAAAGTCAAAAGGTTCGTCAAACCCGCACAACGTGGTAAAGGCAACCGTATCGGCACTGTCGCAAATGCGCGATGCTTATACCGTGGCACAGCACCGCAACATTAGTTTAGGTAAAGTATTTAACGGATAA
- the rplW gene encoding 50S ribosomal protein L23 — MEILKKPLLTEKATQLTEKLNRYTFKVDHRANKLQIKGAIEKMYGVNIVAVNTSKYVGKLKSRNTKAGIVSGRAATYKKAIVTLKDGEVIDFYSNI, encoded by the coding sequence ATGGAAATTTTAAAGAAACCCTTACTTACTGAAAAGGCAACCCAGCTTACTGAAAAGCTGAACCGTTACACCTTTAAGGTTGACCACAGGGCCAACAAGCTACAGATAAAGGGCGCGATAGAAAAAATGTACGGTGTTAACATAGTAGCGGTAAACACCAGCAAATACGTTGGAAAACTGAAAAGTCGCAACACGAAAGCGGGTATTGTGAGCGGTCGCGCTGCAACCTACAAAAAAGCGATAGTGACGTTGAAAGACGGTGAAGTTATAGACTTTTACAGCAATATATAA
- the rpsC gene encoding 30S ribosomal protein S3 — MGQKAHPIGNRLGIIRGWDSNWFGGNNYSDKLVEDEKIRKYIAARIAKGGISKVVIERTLKRITVTIHTARPGIVIGKGGQEVDKIKEELKKLTKKDVQINIFEIKRPELDAQLVAEGIAKQLEARISFRRAMKTTIASTMRMGAEGIKVMTSGRLGGAEMARTEQYKEGRIPLHTFRADIDYALAEALTTYGKIGVKVWICKGEVYGKRDLSPNIGAASGASGKGGRPEGSASFGGRNERGGERGGERRSNDRRGGNDRGGDRNRGGGGNRPGGQNRGGGNRPGGQSGRR; from the coding sequence ATGGGACAAAAAGCACATCCAATAGGTAACAGGTTAGGTATCATCCGTGGTTGGGATTCTAACTGGTTCGGTGGCAACAACTACTCCGATAAATTAGTTGAAGACGAGAAGATCCGCAAATACATTGCTGCCCGTATAGCTAAAGGTGGTATATCCAAAGTAGTTATCGAGCGCACCCTGAAACGCATTACCGTAACTATCCACACTGCCCGTCCGGGTATTGTGATAGGTAAAGGCGGCCAGGAAGTTGACAAGATCAAAGAAGAGTTGAAAAAACTGACCAAAAAGGACGTTCAGATCAACATTTTCGAAATAAAACGCCCTGAGCTTGATGCTCAGTTGGTTGCAGAAGGCATAGCAAAACAGCTTGAGGCACGTATCTCTTTCCGTCGCGCTATGAAAACCACCATCGCATCGACCATGAGAATGGGTGCCGAAGGTATCAAGGTAATGACATCGGGCCGTTTAGGCGGTGCTGAAATGGCACGTACCGAGCAGTATAAAGAAGGAAGGATCCCTCTGCATACTTTCCGCGCCGATATCGATTACGCTTTGGCCGAAGCTTTAACTACTTATGGTAAAATAGGTGTTAAAGTATGGATTTGCAAAGGCGAGGTTTACGGCAAACGCGACCTGTCGCCAAATATTGGTGCAGCAAGCGGTGCAAGCGGTAAAGGCGGACGCCCTGAAGGTTCGGCATCATTTGGCGGACGCAACGAAAGAGGCGGTGAGCGCGGTGGCGAACGCAGGAGCAATGACCGTCGTGGCGGAAACGACCGCGGTGGCGACCGTAACAGAGGTGGCGGTGGTAACCGTCCGGGCGGACAGAACCGCGGAGGTGGCAATCGCCCAGGCGGACAAAGCGGAAGAAGATAA
- the rplD gene encoding 50S ribosomal protein L4, which translates to MEVKVLNISGKETGAKVQLSDAIFGIEPNDHAIYLDVKQFLANQRQGTHKAKQRNEIAGSTRKLYKQKGTGGARAGSVKSPLFNGGGRIFGPQPRDYSFKLNKKLKSLARKSALSYKAKDNSIVVLEDFSFDSIKTKNYVKLVADLKVTDVKTLLVLGAANENVYLSSRNLKKSKVITADQLNTYDVLNAGTLLLTTGAVKTLEEALAK; encoded by the coding sequence ATGGAAGTTAAAGTATTAAATATCTCGGGTAAAGAGACAGGTGCCAAGGTGCAGCTTTCTGATGCCATATTCGGTATCGAGCCTAACGACCACGCTATTTATCTTGACGTGAAGCAATTCCTTGCTAACCAGCGCCAGGGAACGCACAAAGCAAAACAGCGTAATGAAATTGCAGGTTCGACCCGCAAATTATATAAACAAAAAGGTACAGGTGGCGCCCGTGCCGGTAGCGTAAAATCACCATTGTTCAATGGTGGTGGCCGTATCTTCGGTCCGCAGCCGCGCGACTACAGCTTTAAGCTGAACAAAAAGCTTAAATCATTGGCCCGCAAATCGGCCCTGTCATACAAAGCAAAAGATAACAGCATTGTAGTATTGGAAGATTTCAGTTTCGACTCTATCAAAACCAAAAACTACGTAAAGCTGGTAGCCGACCTGAAAGTTACCGACGTGAAAACGTTATTGGTACTGGGCGCTGCAAATGAGAACGTTTATTTATCAAGCCGCAACCTGAAAAAGAGCAAGGTGATAACTGCCGATCAATTGAACACTTATGATGTGTTGAATGCAGGCACGCTTTTACTGACTACGGGTGCTGTTAAAACTTTGGAGGAAGCATTAGCTAAGTAA
- the rpmC gene encoding 50S ribosomal protein L29, with the protein MKNSEVLELSTEELTARISEERNNLTKLKFAHTVSAIENPTRITKVRKDIARLNTELTKRKAASASENK; encoded by the coding sequence ATGAAGAACTCAGAAGTTTTAGAGCTATCAACTGAAGAATTGACCGCAAGAATAAGCGAGGAAAGGAACAACCTTACCAAGCTTAAGTTTGCTCATACAGTTTCGGCTATTGAGAATCCGACCCGTATTACGAAAGTGCGTAAGGATATTGCTCGTTTAAATACTGAATTAACAAAGCGCAAAGCGGCGTCAGCTTCCGAAAATAAATAA
- the rpmD gene encoding 50S ribosomal protein L30 — protein MAKIKITQIKSVIDRNLRQKKTIEALGLKKINHSVEVEATPAIIGMVRKVNHLVAVENI, from the coding sequence ATGGCAAAGATCAAAATAACACAGATTAAGAGCGTGATCGATAGGAATTTGCGCCAGAAAAAAACCATCGAAGCATTGGGTTTAAAGAAAATTAACCACAGTGTTGAGGTGGAAGCTACGCCTGCTATCATCGGCATGGTACGTAAAGTTAATCATTTGGTAGCTGTTGAAAATATTTAA
- the rpsQ gene encoding 30S ribosomal protein S17 encodes MERNLRKTRTGLVVSNKMEKSIVVAVERKVKHPIYGKFVKKTTKFMAHDEANTCGIGDTVLIMETRPLSKNKNWRLVQILERAK; translated from the coding sequence ATGGAAAGAAATTTAAGAAAAACGCGTACCGGCCTGGTAGTAAGCAATAAGATGGAAAAATCTATTGTAGTTGCCGTTGAGCGTAAAGTAAAGCACCCGATCTATGGTAAGTTCGTGAAAAAGACTACCAAATTTATGGCTCATGACGAAGCTAATACCTGCGGTATTGGCGATACCGTATTGATTATGGAAACGCGCCCATTGAGCAAAAACAAAAACTGGAGATTAGTTCAAATATTAGAAAGGGCTAAATAA
- the rpsS gene encoding 30S ribosomal protein S19: MARSIKKGPYIDHNLEKKVVTLNDSNKKSVVKTWSRRSMISPDFVGHTFAVHNGNKFIPVYVTENMVGHKLGEFAPTRTFRGHAEKKK; the protein is encoded by the coding sequence ATGGCTCGTTCAATTAAAAAAGGACCTTATATAGATCATAACCTTGAAAAAAAGGTAGTGACACTAAATGATTCGAATAAAAAATCAGTAGTAAAAACATGGTCACGTCGTTCCATGATCTCTCCTGATTTCGTTGGTCATACATTCGCGGTACACAACGGTAACAAGTTTATCCCTGTGTATGTAACAGAAAACATGGTTGGACACAAGCTGGGAGAGTTTGCCCCAACCCGTACATTCCGTGGTCACGCAGAAAAGAAAAAATAA
- the rplB gene encoding 50S ribosomal protein L2 — protein sequence MAVKRFKPVTPGTRFRVDTSTSDITTNVPEKSLVVASNNRSGGRNNSGKMTMRYIGGGHKKAYRLIDFKRNKFDIPATVATIEYDPNRSARIALLHFADGEKRYMIAPEGLKVGQTVVSGETAAPEVGNTLPLKNIPLGSIIHNIELNPGQGGTIARSAGTYAQLSARDGKYAIIKLPSGETRMILSTCLATIGTVSNGEKANAVLGKAGRKRWLGRRPRVRGVAMNPVDHPMGGGEGRASGGHPRSRKGLLAKGFKTRDKKKTSDRYIIERRKK from the coding sequence ATGGCAGTTAAAAGATTTAAACCGGTTACCCCGGGTACCCGTTTCAGGGTAGACACCAGTACTTCGGATATTACAACGAACGTTCCTGAAAAGTCGTTGGTTGTAGCATCTAATAACAGGTCGGGCGGACGTAACAACAGCGGTAAAATGACTATGCGCTACATAGGCGGTGGTCATAAGAAAGCATACAGGCTGATCGATTTCAAACGCAATAAGTTTGATATCCCGGCTACAGTAGCGACTATTGAATATGACCCTAACCGTTCGGCACGTATTGCTTTGCTGCACTTTGCTGATGGCGAAAAAAGGTATATGATAGCCCCTGAAGGATTAAAAGTTGGACAGACCGTAGTATCGGGCGAAACAGCTGCACCTGAAGTTGGCAACACATTGCCTTTGAAAAATATCCCGCTGGGTTCTATCATTCATAATATCGAACTGAACCCGGGCCAGGGCGGTACCATAGCACGCAGTGCAGGTACTTACGCACAGCTTTCGGCACGCGACGGCAAATATGCCATCATCAAATTGCCTTCAGGCGAAACCCGTATGATATTATCGACTTGCCTGGCAACTATCGGTACCGTATCCAACGGTGAAAAAGCTAACGCTGTATTGGGTAAAGCAGGTCGCAAACGCTGGCTGGGCCGTCGCCCAAGAGTTCGTGGTGTAGCCATGAACCCGGTAGATCACCCTATGGGTGGTGGCGAAGGAAGGGCATCAGGTGGCCATCCGCGTTCACGCAAAGGTTTATTAGCCAAAGGCTTTAAAACCCGTGATAAAAAGAAAACATCTGATCGTTACATCATTGAAAGAAGGAAGAAATAA
- the rplN gene encoding 50S ribosomal protein L14: MVQQESRLNVADNSGAKEVLVIRVLGGTGKRYASIGDKIVVTVKSALPSGNIKKGTVSKAVVVRTKKEIRRKDGSYIRFDDNAAVLLNNQDEPRGTRIFGPVARELREKQFMKIVSLAPEVL, translated from the coding sequence ATGGTACAACAGGAATCAAGATTAAACGTAGCCGATAACAGTGGCGCTAAAGAAGTTTTAGTGATCCGCGTTTTGGGCGGTACCGGTAAAAGATATGCTTCTATTGGCGATAAGATAGTAGTTACCGTTAAAAGTGCTTTGCCATCGGGCAACATCAAAAAGGGTACTGTATCAAAGGCAGTAGTAGTAAGGACCAAGAAGGAAATACGCCGGAAAGATGGTTCTTATATCCGTTTCGACGACAACGCAGCAGTTTTGTTAAATAATCAGGACGAGCCGAGAGGCACCCGTATATTTGGCCCGGTTGCGAGGGAATTGCGCGAAAAGCAATTCATGAAAATTGTATCATTAGCACCGGAGGTATTGTAA
- the rplR gene encoding 50S ribosomal protein L18 yields the protein MTGKLSRRDRIKKGIRKRVSGSSERPRLSVYRSNKGIYAQVIDDVTGKTLASASSLSKDFSAKGNKSEQSAAVGKLVAAKAVAAGIKDVVFDRNGYLYHGRVKSLAEGAREGGLNF from the coding sequence ATGACAGGTAAATTATCAAGAAGAGACAGAATCAAAAAGGGGATCAGGAAACGGGTTTCAGGATCTTCCGAGCGTCCGCGCTTGTCAGTATACAGGAGCAACAAAGGTATTTATGCCCAGGTGATTGACGATGTGACCGGAAAAACTTTAGCATCTGCATCATCTTTATCAAAAGATTTCAGCGCAAAAGGCAATAAGTCAGAACAATCAGCTGCCGTAGGCAAACTGGTTGCTGCCAAAGCCGTTGCGGCAGGAATTAAAGATGTAGTGTTCGACAGGAACGGTTACTTATATCACGGCCGTGTGAAATCACTGGCTGAAGGTGCACGTGAAGGCGGTTTAAACTTTTAA
- the rpsH gene encoding 30S ribosomal protein S8 has product MNTDPIADYLTRVRNAIKANHRVVEIPASNLKKEITKVLFDKGYIANFKFEEVGPQGIIKVALKYHPITKVPAIRSISRISKPGLRKYAGMGNMPRVLNGLGIAILSTSKGVMTDKEARQQNIGGEVLCYVY; this is encoded by the coding sequence ATGAATACAGATCCAATCGCAGATTATCTTACAAGAGTAAGGAATGCTATTAAAGCCAACCATAGGGTTGTTGAAATTCCTGCATCAAATCTGAAGAAGGAAATCACGAAAGTGCTTTTCGACAAAGGTTACATCGCTAACTTTAAGTTTGAAGAAGTTGGTCCGCAAGGCATCATCAAAGTTGCTTTGAAGTACCACCCGATAACTAAAGTTCCTGCTATCCGCAGCATATCGCGCATCAGTAAACCAGGTTTGAGAAAATACGCAGGCATGGGCAATATGCCAAGAGTATTAAATGGTTTAGGTATCGCTATCCTATCAACCTCAAAAGGTGTAATGACCGACAAAGAGGCACGCCAGCAAAATATTGGCGGCGAGGTATTGTGCTACGTTTATTAA
- the rplF gene encoding 50S ribosomal protein L6, whose translation MSRIGKAPIAIPSGVTITVSDANVVTVKGPKGELHQAVDSDITVAQEDGNLLVQRPTDQKRHKALHGLYRALLNNMVVGVTSGYKMEQELVGVGYRATNQGNTLDLVLGYSHHYVFELPKEIKVTTTAEKGKNPTIILESIDKQLIGQVAAKIRSLRAPEPYKGKGIKFVGEQLRRKAGKSASKK comes from the coding sequence ATGTCAAGAATAGGAAAAGCACCTATAGCAATACCTTCGGGAGTTACCATTACTGTTAGCGATGCTAACGTAGTTACGGTAAAAGGCCCTAAAGGCGAATTGCACCAGGCAGTTGATAGCGATATCACTGTTGCACAGGAAGACGGGAACCTGCTGGTTCAGCGTCCGACCGACCAGAAACGCCACAAGGCATTACACGGTTTATATCGTGCACTGCTTAACAACATGGTTGTTGGCGTAACATCAGGTTACAAAATGGAGCAGGAATTAGTTGGTGTGGGTTACCGCGCTACTAACCAGGGCAACACTTTGGACCTTGTATTGGGCTACTCTCACCATTATGTGTTTGAACTGCCTAAAGAAATTAAAGTTACCACTACTGCTGAAAAAGGTAAAAACCCAACCATCATCCTAGAGTCGATAGACAAACAGCTGATCGGCCAGGTTGCTGCCAAAATACGCTCGCTGCGCGCACCAGAGCCTTACAAGGGTAAAGGTATCAAGTTTGTTGGCGAACAATTGAGAAGAAAAGCAGGTAAATCAGCATCTAAAAAATAA
- the rplP gene encoding 50S ribosomal protein L16 gives MLQPKRTKFRKMQKGRMKGMATRGAELAFGSFGIKSLEPAWITSRQIEAARIAVTRFMKREGQVWIRIFPDKPVTKKPAEVRMGKGKGAPEYWVAVVRPGRIIFEAEGVPLEVAKEALRLAAQKLPVQTRFVTRRDYVEA, from the coding sequence ATGCTACAGCCAAAAAGAACGAAGTTCAGAAAAATGCAAAAAGGCAGAATGAAGGGGATGGCCACTCGTGGCGCTGAACTGGCATTCGGTTCTTTCGGTATAAAATCACTCGAGCCGGCCTGGATCACCAGCCGCCAGATCGAGGCTGCACGTATCGCTGTAACACGTTTTATGAAACGTGAAGGCCAGGTATGGATCAGGATATTCCCTGACAAGCCTGTAACCAAGAAACCGGCGGAAGTACGTATGGGTAAAGGTAAAGGTGCTCCGGAATACTGGGTAGCGGTAGTTCGCCCCGGCAGGATCATCTTCGAAGCAGAAGGTGTACCACTGGAAGTTGCTAAAGAGGCGTTGCGCCTTGCAGCACAGAAGTTACCGGTACAAACCAGGTTTGTAACACGTAGAGATTACGTAGAGGCGTAA
- the rpsN gene encoding 30S ribosomal protein S14, with protein MAKEGVKAREIKRAKLVAKYAEKRAALKAAGEWEALDKLPKASSPVKLHNRCKLTGRPRGYMRQFGISRVTFREMALEGKIPGVKKASW; from the coding sequence ATGGCTAAAGAAGGTGTAAAGGCACGTGAGATCAAACGCGCCAAATTAGTAGCTAAATACGCTGAAAAAAGAGCAGCTTTGAAAGCAGCCGGCGAATGGGAAGCATTAGACAAATTGCCTAAAGCATCGTCGCCGGTAAAACTGCACAACCGTTGCAAACTTACAGGCCGCCCGCGTGGTTACATGCGCCAGTTTGGTATTTCGCGCGTAACATTCCGCGAAATGGCCCTGGAAGGCAAGATACCGGGAGTGAAGAAAGCAAGCTGGTAA
- the rplE gene encoding 50S ribosomal protein L5, protein MATAKTYVPRLKSKYKEEIRTNLKDKFQYKSVMQVPKLEKIAINQGVGGATTDKKLIEQTINELSTITGQQAVSSKSKKDISNFKLRKGMPVGVRVTLRDNNMYEFLDRLIAVALPRIRDFKGINDKGFDGRGNYTLGITEQIIFPEINIDKINKIQGMDITFVTSANNDVEALELLKEFGLPFKNQNK, encoded by the coding sequence ATGGCAACTGCAAAAACATACGTTCCGAGATTAAAATCGAAATATAAGGAAGAGATACGCACCAACCTGAAAGATAAATTTCAGTACAAAAGCGTAATGCAGGTTCCTAAGCTGGAAAAAATTGCTATCAACCAGGGTGTTGGCGGTGCAACTACCGACAAAAAACTGATCGAGCAAACCATCAATGAACTGAGCACGATTACCGGTCAGCAGGCTGTTTCGTCAAAATCGAAAAAGGATATCTCGAACTTTAAATTACGTAAAGGTATGCCGGTTGGCGTACGTGTAACTTTACGCGATAACAATATGTACGAGTTTCTTGACCGTTTGATAGCTGTTGCATTGCCACGTATCCGTGATTTCAAGGGTATCAACGATAAAGGTTTCGACGGTCGCGGCAATTATACGCTGGGCATCACCGAGCAGATCATTTTCCCTGAGATCAACATTGACAAGATCAATAAGATACAGGGTATGGACATCACCTTTGTAACCTCGGCCAATAACGACGTGGAAGCATTGGAACTGCTGAAAGAATTTGGATTACCATTTAAAAATCAAAATAAATAA
- the rplV gene encoding 50S ribosomal protein L22, producing the protein MEATTKIKKSVLIKQRKDAAKEIKGGASVAKLQNCPTSPRKMRLVVDLIRGENVEKALYILKYTNKEAAIRVEKLLLSAIKNWEAKNEGARVEDSGLYVKEVSVGGGRQLKRLRPAPQGRGYRIRKRSNHVTLIVDSKNDNN; encoded by the coding sequence ATGGAAGCAACAACAAAAATTAAAAAGTCTGTACTGATTAAACAGCGCAAAGACGCCGCCAAAGAAATTAAAGGCGGAGCTTCTGTTGCTAAGTTACAGAACTGCCCTACATCGCCACGCAAAATGCGTTTGGTGGTAGACCTGATCCGCGGCGAGAACGTTGAAAAGGCGCTTTACATATTGAAATATACCAATAAGGAAGCAGCTATACGCGTTGAGAAATTACTGCTGTCGGCTATTAAGAACTGGGAAGCGAAAAACGAAGGCGCGCGTGTTGAGGACAGCGGTTTATATGTGAAGGAAGTATCGGTAGGCGGCGGCCGCCAGTTGAAAAGACTGCGCCCGGCACCACAGGGCCGCGGATACCGTATCCGTAAACGCTCAAACCATGTAACTCTTATTGTGGACAGTAAAAACGATAACAATTAA
- the rplX gene encoding 50S ribosomal protein L24, which yields MTKKQEVKPAKLKIRKGDLVAVIAGDSKGSQGKVLEVIIDKNRAIVEGANMVSKHTKPNATSPNGGIVKKEAAIHISNLALVDPKSGKPTRVGRIKNKAGKLVRVAKKSGEEIK from the coding sequence ATGACAAAGAAACAAGAAGTAAAACCTGCCAAATTAAAGATCCGCAAGGGCGACCTGGTAGCGGTAATTGCAGGTGATTCAAAAGGATCGCAAGGTAAAGTCCTTGAGGTAATTATAGATAAAAACCGCGCTATAGTGGAAGGTGCAAACATGGTATCGAAACATACCAAACCAAATGCAACCAGCCCTAACGGCGGTATAGTAAAAAAGGAAGCTGCTATCCATATTTCGAACCTGGCGCTGGTTGACCCTAAATCGGGCAAACCTACCCGCGTGGGCCGTATTAAAAATAAAGCAGGCAAACTGGTAAGGGTGGCTAAAAAATCAGGGGAGGAAATTAAGTAA